A window from Sinorhizobium fredii encodes these proteins:
- a CDS encoding ABC transporter ATP-binding protein encodes MPDLLSVKNLKIEATSYPPGEPPKVVTLVEGVSFNLEKGKVLGLIGESGAGKSTIGLSALAYGRGGVRITGGEVLLNGRDILKLDRSGINSVRGCHVCYVAQSAAAAFNPAHKLGDQVIEASLRHGIMSKEDAKKRALYLFRVLGLPNPESFGERYPHQVSGGQLQRAMTAMALCPNPELIVFDEPTTALDVTTQIDVLAAIKHAIEETHTAALYITHDLAVVAQISDDIMVLRHGKTVEYGTTKQVIEAPKEDYTRALVSVRQAKRDEAPDQTGTLLKIEHVHAAYGNGFKVLHDVSMHLSKGQTLAIVGESGSGKSTLARVITGLLPPTEGRITFDGKELPKALKGRRNEELRRIQMIYQMADTAMNPRQTVRDIVGRPLSFYFGMHGAKKTERVGELLDQIEMGSRFLDRYPAELSGGQKQRVAIARALAARPELILCDEPTSALDPLVAEGILNLLMKLQEETAVSYLFITHDIAIVRAIADSVAVMHRGRLVRFGPKSKVLSAPFDDYTDLLLKSVPEMEIGWLERVLKTRRMESAGN; translated from the coding sequence ATGCCTGATCTGCTTTCCGTCAAGAACCTGAAGATCGAGGCGACAAGCTATCCGCCGGGCGAGCCGCCGAAGGTGGTGACGCTCGTCGAGGGCGTCTCCTTCAATCTCGAAAAGGGCAAGGTGCTGGGCCTCATCGGAGAGTCCGGCGCCGGCAAATCGACGATCGGCCTTTCGGCGCTTGCCTATGGCCGCGGCGGCGTGCGGATCACCGGCGGCGAGGTGCTGCTCAATGGCCGAGATATCCTGAAGCTCGACCGCAGCGGCATCAATTCGGTTCGCGGATGCCATGTCTGCTATGTCGCTCAATCCGCCGCGGCTGCCTTCAACCCGGCGCACAAGCTCGGCGACCAGGTGATCGAGGCGTCGCTCCGCCACGGCATCATGTCGAAAGAGGACGCGAAGAAACGCGCACTCTATCTCTTCCGGGTGCTGGGACTTCCCAATCCCGAGAGTTTCGGCGAGCGCTACCCGCATCAGGTGTCGGGCGGACAATTGCAGCGCGCCATGACCGCCATGGCCCTCTGCCCCAATCCGGAACTGATCGTCTTCGACGAGCCGACGACGGCGCTCGACGTGACGACCCAGATCGACGTTCTCGCGGCGATCAAGCACGCCATCGAAGAGACCCATACGGCGGCGCTCTATATCACCCACGATCTCGCCGTGGTCGCCCAAATCTCCGACGACATCATGGTGCTCCGCCACGGCAAGACCGTCGAATACGGCACGACCAAGCAGGTGATCGAGGCGCCGAAGGAGGACTATACGAGAGCGCTCGTCAGCGTCCGGCAGGCAAAACGCGACGAAGCTCCGGACCAGACCGGCACGCTGCTCAAGATCGAGCATGTCCATGCCGCTTACGGCAACGGCTTTAAGGTGCTGCACGACGTCTCGATGCACCTGTCGAAGGGCCAGACGCTGGCGATCGTCGGCGAATCCGGCTCAGGCAAATCCACCCTCGCCCGCGTCATCACCGGGCTGTTGCCGCCGACGGAGGGCCGCATCACCTTCGACGGCAAGGAACTGCCGAAGGCGCTGAAGGGCCGCAGGAACGAGGAACTGCGCCGTATCCAGATGATCTACCAGATGGCGGACACGGCCATGAATCCGCGCCAGACGGTGCGCGACATCGTCGGCCGGCCGCTCTCCTTCTATTTCGGCATGCACGGTGCGAAGAAGACCGAGCGCGTCGGGGAACTGCTCGATCAGATCGAGATGGGCTCACGCTTCCTCGATCGCTACCCGGCCGAACTCTCCGGTGGCCAGAAGCAACGCGTCGCGATTGCCCGGGCGCTCGCCGCCAGGCCGGAGCTCATCCTCTGCGACGAGCCGACCTCGGCGCTCGACCCGCTGGTCGCCGAAGGCATCCTGAATCTGCTTATGAAGCTTCAGGAGGAAACCGCTGTTTCCTATCTGTTTATCACCCACGACATCGCCATCGTCCGGGCGATCGCCGACAGCGTGGCCGTGATGCATCGCGGCCGGCTGGTGCGCTTCGGGCCGAAGTCGAAGGTGCTCTCGGCGCCCTTCGACGACTACACCGACCTCCTCCTGAAGTCGGTGCCGGAAATGGAAATCGGCTGGCTCGAACGGGTGCTTAAGACCAGACGCATGGAGAGTGCGGGGAATTGA
- a CDS encoding CocE/NonD family hydrolase: MSDRNFTVIENEWITLKDGTRLAARIWMPEGTEQNPVPAVLEYLPYRKRDGTCARDESTYPVFAAAGIAGVRVDIRGCGESEGVIDGEYTPRELSDGCEIIEWIATQPWSNGKVGMMGISWGGFNCLQVAALKPPALKAVISIASTVDRYNDDIHYKNGCHLSAQLSWAATMLAYQSRSPDPELVGERWKEMWLERLENEPFFLEEWLEHQRRDDFWRHGSIAEDFEGFPVPALVIAGWADGYRNTPIKAIEGLGDRAKALIGPWVHKYPHFAWPKPRADFHSEAIRWWNRWLRDERNGAERLPQIRAYILDGPKPALRRNEDPGRWIAKDVWNTPDARSFTVSSDGSLVTGAAAKKGIGDIYLRSPLDTGTAAGEYFTLKPDAEMAGDQRIDDAGSLTFDSHPLLEAEDYLGEPALTLEVACSAETANLVARLVDIHPDGTATRVAFGVLNLAHRNGNAKPMPMQKNHKTRITLVLDACGYRFRAGHRIRLSLSTSYWPMILPPPTDPGLTIDTASLSLSLPLLGEHREIVVPQPTNPNPLPTYIEHSPAQTRRSVERDMAKGVTHYRIYEDTGLVEHPDTGNATRDIRDEVWSIAPSDPHSMTGLSTWTCIARRGEQSLKTVSTSRLGCTESEWVTSAKIEAFEGEEKIFEKIFEKRIKRDFM, encoded by the coding sequence GTGTCCGATCGCAACTTCACCGTCATCGAAAACGAATGGATCACCCTCAAGGACGGGACCCGGCTGGCGGCGCGCATCTGGATGCCGGAGGGAACCGAGCAGAATCCGGTCCCGGCGGTGCTCGAATACCTGCCCTATCGCAAGCGCGACGGCACCTGCGCCCGCGACGAATCCACCTATCCGGTCTTCGCCGCGGCCGGCATTGCCGGCGTTCGCGTCGACATCCGCGGCTGCGGCGAATCCGAAGGGGTGATCGACGGCGAATATACGCCGCGCGAACTCTCCGACGGCTGCGAAATCATCGAATGGATCGCGACGCAGCCCTGGTCAAACGGCAAGGTCGGCATGATGGGCATCTCCTGGGGCGGCTTCAACTGCCTGCAGGTGGCCGCTCTGAAACCGCCGGCGCTCAAGGCCGTCATCTCGATCGCCTCGACCGTCGACCGCTACAATGACGACATCCACTACAAGAACGGCTGCCATCTTTCGGCGCAGCTTTCCTGGGCCGCGACCATGCTCGCCTACCAGTCGCGCTCGCCCGATCCGGAGCTCGTCGGCGAGCGCTGGAAGGAAATGTGGCTGGAGCGGCTGGAGAACGAGCCCTTCTTCCTGGAGGAATGGCTCGAGCACCAGCGCCGCGACGATTTTTGGCGCCACGGCTCCATAGCCGAGGATTTCGAAGGCTTCCCGGTACCCGCTCTCGTGATCGCCGGCTGGGCCGACGGCTACCGCAATACGCCGATCAAGGCGATCGAGGGGCTCGGCGACAGGGCCAAGGCGCTGATCGGACCATGGGTTCACAAATACCCGCATTTCGCCTGGCCGAAGCCGCGGGCGGATTTTCACAGCGAGGCGATCCGCTGGTGGAACCGCTGGCTGCGCGATGAGAGAAACGGTGCCGAAAGGTTACCGCAGATCCGCGCCTATATTCTCGATGGCCCGAAGCCGGCGCTGAGACGCAACGAAGATCCCGGCCGCTGGATTGCCAAGGACGTCTGGAACACCCCCGACGCGCGCAGCTTCACGGTATCGAGCGACGGCAGCCTCGTGACCGGGGCCGCTGCCAAGAAGGGGATCGGCGACATCTATCTCCGCTCGCCGCTCGATACCGGCACGGCCGCCGGCGAATATTTCACCTTGAAGCCGGATGCCGAGATGGCCGGCGACCAGCGTATCGACGATGCGGGTTCCCTCACCTTCGATAGCCATCCCCTGCTCGAAGCGGAGGACTACCTCGGAGAACCGGCCCTCACTCTGGAGGTCGCCTGCAGCGCGGAGACGGCCAATCTTGTCGCCCGTCTCGTCGACATTCATCCGGACGGCACGGCAACCCGCGTCGCCTTCGGCGTCCTCAACCTGGCCCACCGCAACGGCAACGCAAAGCCGATGCCGATGCAAAAGAACCACAAGACACGCATCACGCTGGTGCTCGATGCCTGCGGCTATCGCTTTCGCGCGGGTCATCGCATCCGCCTGTCGCTCTCGACATCCTACTGGCCGATGATCCTGCCGCCGCCCACCGATCCCGGCCTGACCATCGATACCGCGAGCCTCTCGCTGTCGCTGCCGCTCCTCGGCGAGCACCGCGAGATCGTCGTGCCGCAGCCGACCAATCCCAACCCTCTACCCACCTATATCGAGCATTCGCCGGCGCAAACCCGCCGCAGCGTCGAGCGCGATATGGCCAAGGGTGTAACGCATTATCGGATCTACGAAGACACCGGCCTCGTCGAACACCCCGATACCGGCAACGCCACGCGTGACATCCGCGACGAGGTTTGGTCGATCGCCCCCAGTGATCCGCATTCGATGACGGGCCTCTCGACCTGGACCTGCATCGCCAGGCGCGGCGAGCAGTCGCTGAAGACCGTTTCGACCTCCCGGCTCGGCTGCACGGAAAGCGAGTGGGTCACATCGGCCAAGATCGAGGCTTTCGAGGGCGAAGAGAAGATCTTCGAGAAGATCTTCGAGAAGCGGATTAAGCGGGATTTCATGTAA
- a CDS encoding ACT domain-containing protein, with protein MSGDTDLRHLLGGMNPILGEGEYVYCTVEGDAAFWFALEPIGTFREVEGLTLILERSKADAARLSYGPVLRQITLSVHSALEAVGLTAAVSAALTRAGISANVVAAYYHDHIFVPAADAERALEALQELSRETNGIQ; from the coding sequence ATGAGCGGAGACACCGATCTGCGGCACCTGCTCGGCGGGATGAACCCGATCCTGGGCGAAGGCGAGTATGTCTACTGCACGGTCGAGGGCGATGCCGCGTTCTGGTTTGCCCTTGAACCGATCGGCACCTTCCGCGAGGTGGAGGGGTTGACGCTGATACTCGAACGCTCGAAGGCCGATGCGGCCAGACTTTCCTACGGCCCGGTGCTGCGACAGATAACGCTCAGCGTTCATTCCGCACTTGAGGCGGTGGGTTTGACGGCGGCTGTTTCAGCGGCACTCACTCGGGCCGGCATCAGTGCCAATGTCGTGGCCGCGTATTATCACGACCACATCTTCGTGCCGGCGGCGGATGCGGAGCGGGCGCTGGAGGCGTTGCAGGAATTGAGCCGCGAGACCAACGGAATTCAGTGA
- a CDS encoding alpha/beta hydrolase, giving the protein MDSRRSRPMPTEREILAFHERCEAFYPADAVTASISQQRQWYDALCAEFDAPSPEGLTRRDALVARRIPIRHYRPAEVATAVRVLYIHGGGFVVGSLESHDAICAELAHGVRAELISVDYRLAPEHVWPAAFDDCSAVLESLLADGRPLVAVGDSAGGNLVAGIVLKARARGLSGIIGQALVYPGLGGDLVSGSYAEMAEAPGLSTTDVAYYREVLKAPADDVFAYPLKAAELFDLPPTYITGAHFDPLRDDARGYAVRLAQAGVDVTYREEPQMIHAWLRARHMSPGAREGFDHLVRGVARLVGAPLRQP; this is encoded by the coding sequence ATGGATTCGAGACGATCAAGACCGATGCCGACGGAGCGCGAAATCCTGGCATTCCACGAGCGCTGTGAGGCGTTCTACCCGGCCGATGCCGTGACCGCTTCGATCTCACAACAGCGACAATGGTACGACGCTCTGTGTGCGGAGTTCGACGCGCCGTCGCCGGAGGGGCTGACAAGGCGCGATGCGCTTGTAGCCAGGCGGATTCCGATCCGGCACTATCGGCCGGCGGAGGTCGCGACCGCGGTGCGCGTGCTCTATATCCATGGTGGCGGCTTTGTCGTCGGCTCGCTCGAGAGCCATGATGCGATCTGTGCCGAGCTTGCGCATGGAGTGCGGGCTGAGCTGATTTCGGTGGACTATCGGCTCGCGCCGGAGCATGTCTGGCCGGCGGCTTTCGATGACTGTTCCGCCGTGCTCGAAAGCCTGCTTGCCGATGGTCGGCCGCTCGTCGCTGTCGGCGACAGCGCCGGCGGCAATCTGGTTGCGGGCATCGTGCTCAAGGCGAGGGCCAGAGGGCTATCCGGCATTATCGGCCAGGCGCTGGTCTATCCCGGCCTCGGCGGCGATCTCGTTAGCGGTTCCTATGCCGAGATGGCGGAGGCGCCGGGCCTGTCGACGACCGACGTGGCCTATTATCGCGAGGTACTGAAGGCCCCGGCCGACGATGTGTTCGCCTACCCGTTGAAAGCGGCCGAACTGTTCGATCTGCCGCCCACCTATATCACCGGGGCGCACTTCGATCCCTTGCGGGACGATGCGCGAGGCTATGCGGTGCGCCTTGCGCAGGCAGGCGTGGACGTCACCTATCGCGAAGAGCCGCAGATGATCCATGCCTGGCTCCGGGCACGGCACATGAGTCCAGGCGCCCGCGAAGGGTTTGACCATCTGGTTCGTGGTGTGGCACGGCTGGTTGGGGCCCCTCTGAGGCAACCATGA
- a CDS encoding LysR family transcriptional regulator — protein sequence MAFTLRQLQYFVAVAEQGTVTRAAQNLSISQSSITEAIKELETDLGVELFDRHPRGLSITHNGHQFLRHATKILADVSDARRSFSDSREERGGRLNLGVTSLVAGYVLSDLLARYRRACPGVEVSAIEDNGSYLEHLLVGGELDVAVMVISNLRDRMALQAEILETSPYRLWLPIGHPLVSADIISVEDIAREPLIMLTVDEIEENTGKLLTALGARPHVAFRTRSVEAVRSLVATGAGIALLPDLVYRPWSLEGDRIESRDVSGALPVVQVGMVWRKGSSLPQSARDFVGIAEALRSARPR from the coding sequence ATGGCATTCACACTCAGGCAATTGCAATATTTCGTCGCTGTCGCCGAACAGGGCACGGTCACCCGCGCAGCGCAGAACCTGTCGATCTCGCAGTCATCGATCACCGAAGCGATCAAGGAGTTGGAGACAGATCTTGGCGTCGAGCTCTTCGACCGGCATCCGCGCGGCCTGTCGATCACCCATAACGGTCACCAGTTCCTCCGTCATGCGACGAAGATTCTCGCCGATGTGTCCGATGCGCGGCGCAGCTTCTCCGATAGCCGCGAGGAGCGCGGCGGCAGGCTTAATCTCGGCGTCACCTCGCTCGTCGCCGGCTACGTGCTCTCCGACCTGCTGGCCCGCTATCGCCGCGCCTGCCCCGGAGTCGAGGTGAGTGCCATCGAGGACAACGGCTCCTATCTCGAGCACCTGCTGGTCGGCGGCGAGCTGGATGTCGCCGTGATGGTGATCTCCAACCTGCGCGACCGGATGGCGCTGCAGGCGGAAATCCTCGAAACCTCGCCTTACCGGCTCTGGCTGCCGATCGGCCATCCGCTCGTCAGCGCCGACATCATCTCGGTCGAGGATATCGCCAGGGAGCCGCTGATCATGCTGACGGTCGACGAAATCGAGGAAAACACCGGCAAGCTGCTGACGGCGCTCGGCGCCCGGCCGCATGTCGCCTTCCGCACCCGCTCGGTCGAGGCGGTCAGAAGCCTGGTCGCCACCGGCGCCGGCATCGCGCTTTTGCCGGACCTCGTCTATCGCCCCTGGTCGCTCGAAGGAGACCGTATCGAGAGCCGCGACGTTTCCGGCGCCTTGCCGGTCGTGCAGGTCGGCATGGTGTGGCGCAAAGGGTCAAGCCTGCCGCAATCGGCGCGCGATTTCGTCGGCATCGCCGAAGCCCTTCGCAGTGCCCGTCCACGGTGA
- a CDS encoding ABC transporter substrate-binding protein, with product MKQMLKSCTALTLTLGLVAPALALEPQKELGQGEGELSIVAWPGYIERGETDKNFDWVTEFEKKTGCKVSVKTAATSDEMVALMNEGGFDLVTASGDASLRLVAGKRVQPINTSLIPSWKTIDERMQNAPWHTVNDVHYGTPYVWGPNVLMYNTEAFKGQPPKSWNVVFEEMTLPDGKSNKGRIQAYDGPIHVADAANYLMAHKPELGIKDPYELNEDQYKAALDLLRVQRTLVGRYWHDAMIQIDDFKNEGVVASGSWPFQVNLMQAEKLPISSVIPEEGVTGWADTTMLHAESEHPNCAYMWMEHTLSPKVQGDVSAWFGANPSVGAACKGNELLTDEGCATNGYNDFEKVKFWKTPVARCASQSECVPYHRWVSDYIGVIGGR from the coding sequence ATGAAGCAGATGTTGAAATCCTGCACGGCGCTTACCCTTACGCTCGGCCTCGTTGCCCCGGCACTTGCCCTGGAGCCGCAAAAGGAGCTCGGCCAGGGTGAGGGCGAGCTCTCTATCGTAGCCTGGCCCGGCTATATCGAGCGCGGCGAGACCGACAAGAACTTCGACTGGGTCACCGAATTCGAGAAGAAGACCGGCTGCAAGGTCAGCGTCAAGACCGCCGCCACTTCCGACGAAATGGTGGCGCTGATGAACGAGGGCGGCTTTGACCTCGTCACCGCCTCCGGCGACGCCTCGCTTCGGCTGGTGGCCGGCAAGCGCGTCCAGCCGATCAATACCAGCCTCATTCCGAGCTGGAAGACCATCGACGAGCGCATGCAGAACGCGCCCTGGCACACGGTCAACGACGTCCATTACGGCACGCCCTATGTCTGGGGCCCGAACGTGCTGATGTACAACACGGAAGCCTTCAAGGGTCAGCCGCCGAAAAGCTGGAATGTCGTCTTCGAGGAGATGACGCTGCCTGACGGCAAGTCCAACAAGGGCCGCATCCAGGCCTATGACGGTCCGATCCACGTCGCCGACGCGGCCAACTACTTGATGGCCCACAAGCCGGAGCTCGGCATCAAGGATCCCTATGAGCTCAATGAGGACCAGTACAAGGCGGCCCTCGACCTGCTTCGCGTGCAGCGCACGCTAGTCGGCCGCTATTGGCACGATGCGATGATCCAGATAGACGACTTCAAGAACGAAGGCGTGGTCGCGTCCGGCTCCTGGCCGTTCCAGGTCAACCTGATGCAGGCCGAGAAGCTGCCGATCTCCTCGGTCATTCCGGAAGAAGGAGTAACCGGCTGGGCGGATACGACCATGCTGCATGCCGAGAGCGAGCATCCGAACTGCGCCTATATGTGGATGGAGCACACGCTCTCGCCGAAGGTCCAGGGCGACGTGTCCGCCTGGTTCGGCGCCAACCCCTCCGTTGGCGCCGCCTGCAAGGGCAACGAGCTCCTGACCGACGAGGGCTGCGCCACCAACGGCTACAACGACTTTGAGAAGGTCAAGTTCTGGAAGACGCCCGTGGCCAGGTGCGCAAGCCAGAGCGAATGCGTGCCCTATCACCGCTGGGTGTCCGACTATATCGGCGTGATCGGCGGCCGGTAA
- a CDS encoding ABC transporter ATP-binding protein — MTTAVLFDNVSRHFGAVRAVDCVNLSIAEGEFFAMLGPSGSGKTTCLRLMAGFEQPKTGHIEIFGETAEGVPPYRRSVNTVFQDYALFPHLSILDNVAYGLMVKGVGREERRKAAEDALAMVKLPGYGARRSGQLSGGQRQRVALARALVNNPKVLLLDEPLGALDLKLREQMQEELKSLQKSLGITFVFVTHDQGEALSMADRIAVFNEGRIQQLGRPEEVYNQPKTRFVADFVGSSNVLSAKLCQRLGLKSSFASLRPESVALAPAADGALSLSGIVAGRSFLGATNRIVVDVDGNRIAVASPAAQSVPAMGSPVTISFAARDLHPMEDA, encoded by the coding sequence ATGACCACCGCCGTTCTCTTCGACAATGTTTCCCGCCATTTTGGTGCGGTGCGCGCCGTCGATTGCGTCAACCTCTCGATCGCCGAGGGCGAATTCTTCGCGATGCTCGGGCCCTCCGGCTCGGGCAAGACGACCTGCCTGAGACTGATGGCCGGCTTCGAGCAGCCGAAGACGGGCCATATCGAGATCTTCGGCGAAACCGCCGAGGGCGTGCCGCCCTACCGCCGCAGCGTCAATACCGTCTTCCAGGACTATGCCCTCTTCCCGCATCTCTCGATTCTCGACAACGTCGCCTACGGGCTGATGGTCAAAGGAGTCGGCCGCGAGGAAAGACGCAAAGCCGCGGAAGATGCGCTCGCCATGGTCAAGCTGCCCGGCTACGGCGCGCGCCGGTCCGGTCAGCTTTCCGGAGGCCAGCGCCAGCGGGTGGCACTCGCCCGCGCCCTCGTCAACAACCCCAAGGTGCTGCTTCTCGACGAGCCGCTCGGCGCGCTCGATCTGAAGCTGCGCGAGCAGATGCAGGAGGAGTTGAAGAGCCTGCAGAAATCGCTCGGCATCACCTTCGTCTTCGTCACCCACGACCAGGGCGAGGCATTGTCGATGGCCGATCGGATCGCCGTCTTCAACGAAGGCCGGATCCAGCAGCTCGGGCGGCCGGAAGAGGTCTACAACCAGCCGAAGACCCGCTTCGTCGCCGATTTCGTCGGCTCGTCGAACGTGCTCTCTGCCAAGCTCTGCCAGAGGCTCGGTCTGAAATCCTCCTTCGCGAGCCTTCGGCCGGAGTCGGTTGCGCTCGCGCCGGCGGCGGACGGCGCCCTCAGCCTCTCCGGCATCGTCGCCGGCCGCAGCTTTCTCGGCGCGACCAACCGGATTGTCGTCGATGTCGACGGCAACCGCATTGCCGTCGCCAGTCCCGCGGCGCAGAGCGTGCCCGCGATGGGCAGCCCGGTCACGATCAGCTTCGCCGCCCGCGACCTTCACCCGATGGAGGACGCATGA
- a CDS encoding ABC transporter permease, which produces MTIVAESFVLPERRSTTGRLSDFFWRHPPLLLTVLLGPPLLWLGIGYLGSLFALLLQSFFSIDEFSGLINYEFTLATYRQLFSEANLDIILRTVSMAALVTLVSAFIAFPIAYYAARYARGKWKALFYLAVMLPLWSSYLVKVYAWKLILAKEGILTWFFEKLNLLWLLDAWLSLPVVGGNSLSVSYTGTFIVFVYVWMPFMILPIQAALERVPANLVEASSDLGGTPAQTFRHVLFPLALPGIVAGSIFTFSLTLGDYIIPQIVGSSRLFIGQAVYAQQGTAGNIPLAAAFTVVPIVIMGAYLWMARRMGAFDAL; this is translated from the coding sequence ATGACGATTGTTGCCGAAAGCTTCGTCCTTCCGGAGCGCCGCAGCACAACCGGCCGTCTCTCGGACTTCTTCTGGCGGCACCCGCCTCTGCTCCTGACGGTGCTGCTCGGGCCGCCTTTGCTGTGGCTCGGCATCGGCTATCTCGGCTCGCTTTTCGCGCTGCTTCTCCAGAGCTTCTTCTCGATCGACGAGTTTTCCGGACTCATCAATTACGAGTTCACGCTTGCGACCTACCGGCAGCTGTTCAGCGAAGCCAATCTCGACATCATCCTGCGCACCGTTTCGATGGCGGCACTGGTGACGCTCGTCTCGGCGTTCATCGCTTTTCCAATCGCCTATTATGCGGCCCGCTACGCGCGCGGCAAATGGAAGGCGCTTTTCTATCTGGCGGTCATGCTGCCGCTCTGGTCGAGCTATCTCGTAAAGGTCTACGCCTGGAAGCTGATCCTTGCGAAAGAAGGTATCCTCACCTGGTTTTTCGAGAAGCTGAACCTTCTCTGGCTGCTCGATGCCTGGCTTTCGCTGCCGGTCGTCGGCGGCAATTCGCTGTCGGTCAGTTACACGGGCACCTTCATCGTCTTCGTCTATGTCTGGATGCCTTTCATGATCCTGCCGATCCAGGCGGCGCTGGAGCGCGTGCCGGCCAACCTAGTCGAAGCCTCGTCCGACCTCGGCGGTACGCCGGCGCAGACTTTCCGCCATGTGCTCTTTCCGCTGGCACTGCCAGGCATAGTCGCCGGCTCCATCTTCACCTTCTCGCTGACTCTCGGCGACTACATCATCCCGCAGATCGTCGGTTCGTCGCGGCTCTTCATCGGCCAGGCGGTCTACGCCCAGCAGGGCACGGCCGGCAACATCCCCCTCGCCGCCGCCTTCACGGTCGTGCCGATCGTCATCATGGGCGCCTATCTCTGGATGGCCAGACGCATGGGGGCCTTCGATGCGCTCTGA
- a CDS encoding ABC transporter permease: MRSEKMNRAPLGLKIAAAAGLAFMHLPILLIFLYAFTTEEKTYQFPPPGLTTQWFAVAWNRPDVWAALTLSVKVAAVATAAALVLGTLCAAAVSQTRFFGRETVSLLVILPIALPGIITGIALRSAFSIADIPFSFWTIVLGHATFCIVVVYNNAIARFRRISGSLIEASMDLGADGFQTFRYVILPNIGTALLAGGMLAFALSFDEVIVTTFTAGQQSTLPIWMLEELIRPRQRPVTNVVAMIVVIVTFLPILGAYYLTRDGDQIAGAGK, encoded by the coding sequence ATGCGCTCTGAGAAGATGAATCGCGCGCCCCTTGGCCTGAAGATTGCCGCAGCCGCCGGCCTTGCCTTCATGCACCTGCCGATCCTGTTGATCTTCCTCTATGCCTTCACGACGGAAGAAAAGACCTATCAGTTCCCGCCGCCGGGGCTGACGACGCAATGGTTTGCCGTCGCCTGGAACCGGCCGGATGTCTGGGCGGCTCTCACCCTCTCCGTCAAGGTCGCCGCGGTCGCCACCGCCGCGGCACTCGTCCTCGGCACCCTTTGCGCCGCCGCGGTCAGCCAGACGCGCTTCTTCGGCCGCGAAACCGTGTCGCTGCTGGTCATCCTGCCGATCGCGCTTCCCGGCATCATCACCGGCATTGCGCTGCGCTCGGCCTTCTCGATCGCGGACATCCCGTTCTCGTTCTGGACGATCGTGCTCGGCCACGCCACCTTCTGCATCGTCGTCGTTTACAACAACGCGATCGCCCGCTTCCGGCGGATTTCCGGCTCGCTGATCGAGGCCTCGATGGATCTCGGCGCCGACGGCTTCCAGACGTTCCGCTACGTGATCCTGCCGAACATCGGCACGGCGCTGCTTGCCGGCGGCATGCTCGCCTTCGCGCTTTCCTTCGACGAGGTGATCGTGACGACCTTCACCGCCGGCCAGCAATCAACCCTGCCGATCTGGATGCTCGAAGAGCTGATCCGCCCGCGCCAGCGGCCGGTGACCAACGTCGTCGCGATGATCGTCGTCATCGTCACCTTCCTGCCGATCCTCGGCGCCTATTACCTCACCCGCGACGGCGACCAGATCGCCGGCGCCGGCAAATAA